A single genomic interval of Mucilaginibacter robiniae harbors:
- a CDS encoding response regulator: protein MVAPDILYIEDNDDFINVVERAIVQIDNKTILKSIDDGNQALQTLNKLAESKTIPKLILLDLNLPGLSGLDILKRVKETQPLRYVPVVIFSTSDNPADVRTSLEFGANAYVTKPLGYLNLVKCLSSIHEFWLNTTSTYSA from the coding sequence ATGGTAGCACCTGATATTTTGTATATTGAAGATAATGATGATTTTATTAATGTTGTGGAGCGTGCTATAGTACAGATAGACAACAAAACCATACTAAAAAGTATTGACGACGGCAACCAAGCTTTACAAACCTTAAACAAACTGGCAGAAAGCAAAACAATACCTAAGCTCATTCTGCTTGATTTAAACTTACCGGGATTGTCAGGATTAGATATATTGAAACGAGTTAAAGAAACACAGCCCTTACGCTATGTTCCGGTAGTTATATTTTCAACTTCTGATAATCCGGCAGATGTACGTACATCGTTAGAGTTCGGGGCTAATGCTTATGTAACTAAACCGCTAGGTTATTTAAACCTAGTTAAGTGCCTTTCGTCTATACATGAGTTTTGGTTGAATACCACCAGCACGTATTCTGCTTAA